In a genomic window of Flavobacteriales bacterium:
- a CDS encoding aminopeptidase P family protein, which yields MKYQKLPSNLFIDNRKRLASKMKKGGIAFFNSNDIMPTSADGHMAFVQSPDIFHLSGVDQEESILVVFPDSFLPEHREILFLKETSELIAIWEGAKLTKKQAQELSGIQTIYWLSDFDRVLKGLMHEAERVYLNTNEHTRAHVEVETRDARFVKKMQNNYPLHEYERLAPIMHDIRSVKHPVELELMQKACDITEKGFRRILNFVKPGVSEHEIEAEYMHEFLWNRSRGFAYTPIVASGQSACVLHYIENDKPCNDGDVILMDVGAEYANYAADMTRCIPVSGRFTKRQKEVYNAVLRVKRAATKLLVPGAYLHEYHKEVGHLMEKELVNLGLISMDDIKNQDPSWPAYKKYFMHGTSHFIGLDVHDVGSWHKPIQENMVFTVEPGIYIPEENLGIRLENDVVVQANGEPYDLMRNIPIEADEIEDLMNP from the coding sequence ATGAAATATCAAAAACTGCCCTCAAATCTTTTTATAGATAATAGAAAGAGACTTGCTAGTAAAATGAAAAAAGGAGGAATTGCCTTTTTTAATAGTAATGATATTATGCCCACTTCTGCAGATGGACACATGGCATTTGTTCAGTCTCCAGATATCTTTCATCTTTCGGGAGTAGATCAAGAGGAATCTATTTTGGTAGTCTTTCCAGATTCTTTTTTGCCAGAGCATAGAGAAATTCTTTTCCTAAAAGAAACAAGTGAATTGATTGCCATTTGGGAAGGAGCAAAGTTAACAAAGAAGCAAGCACAAGAGCTTTCGGGAATTCAAACTATTTATTGGCTCTCAGATTTTGATCGTGTGTTAAAAGGTTTGATGCATGAAGCCGAGCGAGTTTATTTGAATACAAACGAGCATACCCGTGCCCATGTTGAAGTGGAAACAAGAGATGCACGTTTTGTCAAAAAAATGCAAAATAATTACCCGCTTCATGAGTATGAAAGACTCGCACCTATTATGCATGATATCCGTTCTGTAAAGCACCCAGTAGAATTAGAACTGATGCAAAAAGCTTGTGATATTACCGAAAAAGGTTTTAGAAGAATCCTAAATTTTGTAAAACCAGGAGTGAGCGAACATGAGATAGAAGCTGAATATATGCATGAATTCCTTTGGAATCGTTCACGAGGTTTTGCCTATACGCCTATTGTTGCTTCAGGTCAAAGCGCTTGTGTGCTACACTATATTGAGAATGATAAACCTTGTAATGATGGCGATGTTATTTTGATGGATGTGGGAGCCGAATATGCCAATTATGCAGCAGATATGACACGCTGTATTCCAGTAAGCGGACGTTTTACAAAAAGACAGAAAGAGGTATATAATGCTGTTTTAAGAGTGAAAAGAGCGGCTACAAAGTTATTGGTTCCAGGTGCTTATTTGCATGAATATCATAAAGAAGTAGGACACCTCATGGAAAAGGAATTAGTAAACTTGGGATTGATCTCTATGGACGATATCAAAAACCAAGATCCTTCTTGGCCAGCTTATAAAAAGTATTTTATGCACGGTACTTCACACTTTATTGGACTGGATGTTCATGATGTAGGTTCTTGGCATAAACCGATCCAAGAGAATATGGTATTTACAGTAGAGCCAGGGATTTATATTCCAGAGGAAAACTTAGGTATTCGTCTTGAAAATGATGTAGTTGTACAAGCCAATGGTGAACCTTATGACCTCATGAGAAATATTCCTATAGAAGCTGATGAAATTGAGGACTTGATGAACCCATAA
- a CDS encoding DUF2851 family protein, whose protein sequence is MKEDFLHTIWEYQLFINRELKTTENTCITILNKGRKNFHDGPDFLEAKIKIDKTIWVGQIEIHVNSSDWVKHQHSEDKRYRNVILHLVWNHDIEIPNFHAPTLELKGFVPKKYLDNYHLLAYHKSTELPCHDFVTSIDENWLKFYQERLLWDRFQEKSKRLFHSQEDRSQLIFETFCYALGLKANGENMKTFAERIPIYLILKIRHKTFSLEALFLGIAGFLHAHHHFDYASKLYQEFLYLKKLYKIPDYPPIFWIHKGIRPQAFPLIRLAFLAQLFSKIDSLDSFVLDTHFEKFSSCLQGLELPEFYNTHYTLEKESPEKQKHLGQQSVFTLWINAVLPSKLYYTECPEEVFDKIVSELKTLKPEKNKLTIRMKENYFENSSAFHSQANIHLYKEYCIERKCLNCHIGIKILKQ, encoded by the coding sequence ATGAAAGAAGATTTTTTACATACAATATGGGAATATCAATTGTTTATTAATCGGGAATTAAAAACCACAGAGAACACCTGTATTACAATACTCAATAAAGGTAGAAAGAACTTTCATGATGGACCGGATTTCTTGGAGGCAAAAATAAAGATTGACAAGACTATTTGGGTAGGACAAATAGAAATTCATGTCAATAGTTCAGACTGGGTTAAGCACCAGCATTCTGAAGATAAACGTTACAGAAATGTCATTCTTCATCTGGTATGGAACCACGATATAGAAATTCCAAATTTCCATGCTCCTACCCTAGAGTTAAAAGGTTTTGTTCCTAAAAAATACTTAGATAATTATCATCTGCTAGCCTATCATAAATCTACAGAACTCCCATGCCATGATTTTGTAACAAGCATCGATGAAAATTGGTTAAAATTCTATCAAGAACGCCTACTTTGGGATCGTTTTCAAGAAAAATCAAAACGGCTATTTCATTCTCAAGAAGATCGATCTCAATTGATATTTGAAACTTTTTGCTATGCTTTGGGTCTCAAAGCCAATGGAGAAAATATGAAAACATTTGCAGAGCGTATTCCTATTTATTTAATTCTTAAAATTAGACATAAAACATTTTCCTTGGAAGCTCTTTTTTTGGGAATTGCAGGTTTTCTACATGCCCATCATCATTTTGATTATGCTTCAAAACTCTATCAAGAATTTCTCTATCTCAAAAAACTCTATAAAATCCCCGATTATCCTCCTATTTTCTGGATACACAAAGGGATTCGCCCCCAAGCCTTCCCGCTTATCCGACTTGCTTTTTTGGCTCAATTGTTTTCTAAAATAGACTCCTTAGACAGCTTCGTTTTAGACACGCATTTTGAAAAATTCTCTTCCTGCCTACAAGGTTTAGAACTTCCAGAATTCTACAACACTCATTATACCCTAGAAAAAGAAAGTCCCGAAAAACAAAAACACCTCGGACAGCAAAGCGTTTTCACACTTTGGATAAACGCCGTGCTTCCCTCCAAACTGTATTATACAGAATGCCCAGAAGAGGTTTTTGACAAGATTGTTTCAGAGCTAAAAACGTTAAAACCCGAAAAAAACAAACTCACAATAAGGATGAAGGAAAATTACTTCGAAAATAGCTCAGCTTTTCACAGTCAAGCAAATATTCATCTATATAAGGAATACTGTATTGAAAGAAAATGTTTAAATTGCCATATTGGTATAAAAATTTTGAAGCAATAA
- a CDS encoding cytochrome C oxidase subunit IV family protein, producing the protein MGQTDSTKKIWVVFFILLIVTAVEVGLGMYNTANPGVINWTLLKWTFIILTIFKAYYIVSEFMHLGHETKSLKLSLLLPIFILVPYLIYIVLTEGTYIYNQMHGIAQ; encoded by the coding sequence ATGGGACAAACAGATTCTACTAAAAAAATATGGGTTGTATTCTTTATTCTTCTTATCGTAACTGCGGTTGAGGTAGGACTAGGAATGTACAATACAGCTAATCCAGGAGTGATTAACTGGACATTGTTAAAATGGACTTTTATCATCCTAACTATTTTTAAAGCATACTATATCGTTTCCGAGTTTATGCACTTAGGACACGAAACAAAATCTTTAAAGCTTTCATTATTATTGCCAATTTTCATTTTGGTACCTTATTTAATCTATATTGTATTAACTGAAGGAACCTATATTTATAACCAAATGCACGGAATTGCACAATAA
- a CDS encoding DUF420 domain-containing protein — MDYKKLKKIIWIFSALVFALVVALRYLPKPEVVPSFTHVQPFLHALINGTCFLLLIGALFAVKAKNIDLHRKLITIAMIMSLVFLLSYVLYHAFAPETKYLGEYKGLYLVILATHIVLAALSLPFILLAFAKAFTGMIEEHKKMVKWVFPIWLYVTLTGVLVYLFLSPYYVH; from the coding sequence ATGGATTATAAGAAACTCAAAAAAATTATCTGGATATTTTCGGCATTAGTTTTTGCATTAGTAGTAGCACTAAGGTATTTGCCAAAACCAGAGGTAGTACCAAGTTTTACTCATGTTCAACCCTTTCTTCACGCTTTAATAAACGGAACCTGTTTCCTTTTGTTGATTGGGGCACTATTTGCTGTTAAAGCAAAAAATATTGACCTTCATAGAAAGCTGATTACAATTGCCATGATTATGTCTTTGGTTTTTTTATTAAGTTATGTGCTTTATCACGCATTTGCACCAGAGACCAAGTATTTGGGTGAATATAAAGGACTTTATTTAGTAATTTTGGCAACGCATATTGTATTGGCAGCCTTGTCTTTACCTTTTATTCTTTTGGCTTTCGCCAAAGCTTTTACAGGAATGATTGAAGAACATAAGAAAATGGTAAAATGGGTCTTTCCAATTTGGCTATATGTAACCCTCACAGGGGTTTTGGTATATTTGTTTTTATCACCTTATTATGTCCATTAA
- a CDS encoding universal stress protein, translating to MNRILFPTDYSLASEKARDFAIFLAKATDSELVFLNSYEIPASQSTVITTTLLEAMKENSLQGMDLLKKFMAENHPEVKLSTHCVLGQVVHTVCELVVSLQVDLVIMGTRGASGIEEIFMGSNAQAIIKNATAPVLAIPHDVNPEDIRKMAYSTDFNFDKVSHAHGMIKELTAIFDAKLNVVHFTEGTEYTENEEEYIRKEFMDFDIKYDEIPLDEYDKDIQEYIDFTRAHMLCMIRRPHGFWERLFTTSHSEKRAMHSSIPLLVLREDQKEA from the coding sequence ATGAACAGAATACTTTTCCCAACAGATTATTCATTGGCGAGTGAAAAAGCCAGAGATTTTGCTATTTTCCTTGCTAAAGCGACCGATTCTGAATTGGTTTTCCTTAACAGTTATGAAATTCCAGCATCTCAGTCCACAGTGATTACCACAACCCTTTTGGAGGCAATGAAAGAAAATAGTCTTCAAGGAATGGATTTATTAAAGAAGTTTATGGCAGAAAATCATCCTGAAGTAAAACTTTCTACTCATTGTGTTTTAGGACAGGTGGTTCACACTGTTTGCGAGCTTGTTGTAAGTTTACAAGTTGACCTAGTGATTATGGGTACTCGTGGAGCATCAGGAATTGAAGAAATTTTTATGGGATCTAATGCTCAAGCAATCATCAAAAATGCTACAGCACCCGTATTGGCTATTCCTCATGATGTGAATCCTGAAGATATTCGCAAAATGGCTTATTCTACAGATTTTAATTTCGATAAGGTTTCTCATGCACATGGAATGATAAAAGAACTTACAGCTATTTTTGATGCAAAGCTCAATGTGGTTCATTTTACAGAAGGAACAGAATATACAGAGAATGAAGAAGAATATATACGCAAGGAGTTCATGGATTTTGATATAAAATATGACGAAATTCCTTTAGATGAATATGACAAAGATATTCAGGAGTATATTGATTTTACAAGAGCACATATGCTTTGTATGATTAGACGCCCTCATGGTTTCTGGGAAAGATTATTCACCACTAGTCATTCAGAAAAACGTGCCATGCACAGTTCTATTCCGCTATTAGTACTTAGAGAGGATCAAAAAGAAGCGTAG
- a CDS encoding helix-hairpin-helix domain-containing protein, which translates to MKWWWIKFKEFFHFNPKEKKGATVLLLLLFFITMINFGLKKYTYQESFVRIEKEIIPRFKLYDTTACMDFNGSLMEGIKPYWVEKIQANRKKYGKFQCIEDLRDLKGIKEFHIKKWSKLVDPSFLRCPKIHLNKVSEKEFSAFFRIPKKTAKTAIKYRDKIGGFAITKQLEQVYYFPKHRLTTRKNRILINKNSISKINLKNAKYPKLAKHLLISKKEAYQLSKFKKKPSKPEIQTIFEKSKHQEYIHHYLIWK; encoded by the coding sequence ATGAAATGGTGGTGGATAAAATTTAAAGAATTTTTCCATTTTAATCCTAAAGAAAAGAAAGGAGCAACGGTTTTGTTGCTCCTTTTGTTTTTTATAACAATGATCAATTTTGGTCTGAAAAAATACACATATCAAGAGTCTTTTGTACGCATTGAAAAAGAAATAATTCCTAGATTCAAACTTTATGACACCACAGCTTGTATGGATTTTAACGGAAGTCTAATGGAAGGAATTAAACCTTATTGGGTAGAAAAAATACAAGCCAATAGAAAAAAATATGGAAAATTCCAATGCATTGAAGATTTAAGAGATTTAAAAGGAATAAAAGAATTTCATATAAAAAAATGGTCAAAACTTGTAGATCCATCCTTTTTGAGATGCCCAAAAATTCACTTAAACAAGGTTTCTGAAAAAGAATTCTCTGCTTTCTTTAGAATCCCGAAAAAAACCGCAAAAACTGCCATAAAATATAGAGATAAGATTGGAGGATTTGCTATAACGAAACAACTAGAACAGGTCTATTACTTCCCAAAACATCGTCTAACAACAAGAAAAAACCGAATACTTATTAACAAGAACTCTATCTCAAAGATTAACCTCAAAAACGCAAAATATCCAAAGCTTGCCAAACACCTTTTGATCTCCAAAAAAGAAGCTTATCAGTTAAGTAAATTCAAAAAAAAGCCTTCAAAACCTGAAATTCAAACGATTTTCGAAAAGAGCAAACATCAAGAATATATTCATCATTACCTTATTTGGAAATAG
- a CDS encoding PspC domain-containing protein — translation MIRRIKDIFEKQAFGVCSRFSHKVGMRVGTIRLLFIYLSFITLGSPLIIYFTLMFLMRIKDSFIKNRKSAFEI, via the coding sequence ATGATTCGAAGAATTAAAGACATATTTGAAAAACAAGCATTTGGAGTTTGCTCAAGATTTTCACATAAAGTGGGAATGCGAGTGGGAACCATTCGCCTGCTTTTTATTTATTTAAGCTTCATTACTTTGGGATCGCCTCTTATTATTTATTTTACTTTAATGTTTTTAATGAGAATTAAAGATAGTTTTATCAAAAACAGAAAAAGCGCTTTTGAAATATAG
- a CDS encoding SCO family protein, with the protein MMKNSWILFIVSVLLCISCEKKQQKLAFVGMKIEPTISDDGQAISDTILHKVLPFSFINQDGKTITEKEMQGKITIVDFFFTTCPTICRDMTGNMVELQKMLQGEEGIMILSHSVNPTYDSPKILKEYADSYGANTKNWHFLTGEQKAIYKQGFDSYFINANKDELAPGGFLHSEFFVLVDKNGHLRSRRDEHGNIKAMYDGTKAEEVKMLYQDIKRLQKEQ; encoded by the coding sequence ATGATGAAAAATAGTTGGATTCTATTCATTGTTTCGGTTTTGTTGTGTATTTCTTGTGAAAAGAAACAACAAAAACTGGCCTTTGTGGGAATGAAAATAGAGCCTACAATTTCTGATGATGGTCAAGCAATTTCTGATACCATTTTACATAAAGTATTGCCTTTTTCTTTCATTAACCAAGACGGTAAAACGATTACCGAAAAAGAAATGCAAGGCAAAATTACCATTGTAGACTTTTTCTTTACTACTTGTCCTACAATTTGTCGAGATATGACAGGAAATATGGTGGAACTCCAAAAAATGTTACAAGGAGAAGAGGGAATAATGATACTTTCTCATTCAGTAAATCCTACTTATGATAGCCCGAAAATCCTTAAGGAATATGCTGACAGTTATGGAGCAAATACCAAAAATTGGCATTTTCTTACGGGTGAACAAAAAGCGATTTACAAGCAAGGTTTTGATTCCTATTTTATCAATGCCAATAAAGATGAATTAGCTCCAGGAGGATTTTTACATTCTGAGTTTTTCGTTTTGGTAGATAAGAATGGACACCTCAGATCACGTCGAGACGAACATGGAAATATTAAAGCCATGTATGACGGAACAAAAGCAGAAGAAGTAAAAATGCTTTACCAAGATATCAAAAGACTGCAAAAAGAACAATAA
- a CDS encoding potassium channel protein: MKYRYYLERLFSSSELIFALRWLAGVIIIGIIGFLLIEDLSMVDSIYMTVITISTVGFTEVKPLSPEGRIFTSILIVMSVLTYAYLISVFTRFAIKTEFYKKMKERVIVKEVSKLKGHTIVCGYGRNGRQAIETLKRHNKSFVVIDNNEAIIEEINDFGILAIEGDATRDSILEKANISEAEALIAALPHDANNLFIVLTARQLKKDIKIISRATNDNTVSKLYVAGANNVIMPDKVGGSHMATLVVAPDVVEFIDEITVGKASGITLEEVSYNEIPENLKGKTVRELGIREMSGCTIVGFKTQTGEIEINPSPDSQLEKGCKLFVLGNPEQIKKLNTLFGLN, from the coding sequence TTGAAATATAGATATTATTTAGAGAGACTCTTTAGTAGTAGTGAGTTAATTTTTGCCCTCAGATGGTTGGCTGGCGTTATTATCATAGGAATTATAGGTTTTCTTCTTATAGAGGATCTTTCTATGGTAGACTCTATTTATATGACCGTCATTACCATTTCTACCGTAGGGTTTACAGAAGTAAAGCCACTCAGTCCAGAAGGAAGGATTTTCACCTCTATCCTTATTGTGATGAGTGTACTTACTTATGCCTATTTGATTTCTGTTTTTACCCGATTTGCTATAAAAACAGAATTTTATAAAAAAATGAAAGAACGTGTGATCGTGAAAGAAGTATCTAAACTAAAAGGGCACACCATTGTGTGTGGCTACGGAAGAAACGGAAGACAAGCCATCGAAACCTTAAAAAGGCATAACAAAAGCTTTGTGGTAATAGATAATAATGAAGCGATCATTGAAGAAATCAACGATTTTGGAATTCTTGCTATTGAAGGTGATGCTACCCGAGATTCTATCTTAGAAAAAGCCAATATATCTGAAGCTGAAGCCTTAATTGCAGCACTTCCTCATGATGCAAACAATCTTTTTATCGTACTTACTGCAAGACAATTAAAAAAAGATATCAAAATTATTTCTCGTGCAACCAATGACAATACCGTTTCTAAACTTTATGTGGCTGGAGCCAATAATGTGATTATGCCAGACAAAGTGGGCGGAAGCCACATGGCAACCTTAGTAGTAGCACCTGATGTAGTGGAGTTTATAGATGAAATTACCGTAGGGAAAGCCTCAGGAATCACTTTAGAAGAAGTTTCTTACAACGAAATTCCTGAAAATTTAAAAGGTAAAACAGTAAGAGAACTAGGAATCCGAGAAATGTCAGGATGCACCATTGTAGGGTTTAAAACCCAAACGGGAGAAATAGAAATTAACCCTTCACCAGACTCCCAACTAGAAAAAGGATGCAAGCTTTTTGTATTAGGAAATCCTGAACAAATCAAAAAACTCAATACCCTTTTTGGACTCAACTAA
- a CDS encoding DUF3995 domain-containing protein, with protein MIYTMFSVILALIFFLLGSIHFYWLFGGKWGLSKALPTKKEGEKALNPPLFATLLVGFVLLFFSIHYGAYIFDIFNFTPPWFYKINAWFIPIIFMLRAIGDFRYVGFFKKIKHTEFAQADSRLFSPLCLFIGISGLILVFSL; from the coding sequence ATGATTTACACAATGTTTTCGGTTATTCTAGCTCTTATTTTCTTTTTATTAGGAAGTATCCATTTTTATTGGCTCTTTGGCGGAAAATGGGGTTTATCTAAAGCTTTACCCACAAAAAAAGAAGGAGAGAAAGCTTTGAATCCGCCTCTTTTTGCTACTTTACTTGTAGGGTTTGTTTTGCTATTTTTTAGTATTCACTATGGTGCTTATATTTTCGATATTTTCAATTTTACACCACCTTGGTTCTATAAAATTAACGCTTGGTTTATTCCCATCATTTTCATGCTTCGAGCCATTGGAGACTTTAGATATGTTGGATTTTTCAAGAAAATAAAGCATACAGAATTTGCACAGGCAGATTCAAGATTATTCTCCCCTTTATGTTTATTTATTGGAATTTCAGGACTTATACTCGTTTTTTCATTGTGA
- a CDS encoding alanine:cation symporter family protein — MKKSLLLLLSLVSTLSSFAQEEKGVDKLIDEKFGDATGWFVKAIFYKIPLSDTLQIPWVLIVLIIGALFFTFYFKFINIRGFLTSIRIVQGKYDGLEGNNHVASSDVFPDAKDSDIDSNTIQDNPDTIRVESDNHGEVSHFQALTAALSATVGIGNIGGVAVALSVGGPGATFWMIIAGLIGMSSKFIECTLGVKYREIDKDGTVFGGPMYYLKKGVKGTAGKILAAVFAVMCIGGSFGGGNMVQVNQAFEMVLSVTGGENSFLYGYGALFGVVMAILVGIVIIGGIKKIASVTDKIVPFMVAVYALAVIVVLVVNYDLILPAFGQIIDGAFGWKPIAGGAIGVVIVQGFKRAAFSNEAGIGSASIAHSAVKTKHPASEGLVALLEPFIDTVIVCTMTALVIVISNMDGSVFAYGNEVSAGVKITSSAFAETISWFPYVLAIAVVLFAFSSMISWSYYGFQAWSYLFGRSKMVGNVYKVIFCLFVIVGAASSLKSVLDFSDAMIFAMLVPNMIGLFFLAPVVKKELSKYMSAIKTLKS, encoded by the coding sequence ATGAAGAAATCACTACTCTTATTATTAAGTCTAGTAAGCACACTTTCGAGTTTTGCCCAAGAAGAAAAAGGGGTCGATAAACTCATTGACGAAAAATTTGGAGACGCCACAGGATGGTTTGTTAAAGCTATTTTTTATAAAATTCCTCTTTCGGATACACTTCAAATTCCTTGGGTATTAATTGTATTGATTATTGGAGCCTTATTTTTTACTTTCTACTTTAAGTTTATCAATATTAGAGGTTTCCTCACTTCTATCCGTATTGTGCAAGGAAAATATGACGGCTTAGAAGGAAATAATCACGTAGCTTCTTCAGACGTTTTCCCAGATGCAAAAGACTCTGATATAGATAGTAATACTATTCAAGATAATCCAGATACGATCCGTGTAGAAAGCGATAATCATGGAGAGGTTTCCCATTTCCAAGCCTTAACAGCCGCATTGTCAGCTACAGTGGGAATTGGGAATATTGGAGGTGTAGCCGTTGCTCTTTCTGTTGGAGGTCCTGGTGCTACTTTTTGGATGATTATTGCAGGACTGATCGGAATGTCTTCAAAATTTATAGAATGTACATTGGGAGTTAAATACCGTGAAATAGACAAAGACGGAACTGTTTTCGGAGGTCCTATGTACTATCTTAAAAAAGGAGTTAAAGGAACAGCTGGAAAAATTTTGGCGGCTGTTTTTGCCGTAATGTGTATCGGAGGTTCTTTTGGAGGAGGAAATATGGTGCAAGTAAACCAAGCCTTTGAAATGGTACTATCTGTAACAGGAGGAGAAAATAGTTTTCTATATGGTTACGGAGCTCTTTTTGGAGTAGTTATGGCTATTTTAGTAGGAATTGTAATTATCGGAGGGATCAAAAAAATTGCCAGCGTAACCGATAAAATTGTTCCTTTTATGGTCGCAGTGTATGCCTTAGCAGTAATTGTTGTATTAGTTGTTAATTATGATCTTATTCTTCCTGCTTTTGGACAAATCATTGACGGAGCCTTCGGGTGGAAACCTATTGCCGGTGGAGCCATTGGAGTCGTTATTGTTCAAGGATTCAAAAGAGCAGCATTTTCTAACGAAGCAGGAATCGGTTCGGCTTCTATTGCCCATTCTGCGGTAAAAACAAAGCATCCTGCATCAGAAGGTCTTGTAGCATTACTAGAACCATTCATAGATACCGTAATTGTATGTACGATGACTGCTTTGGTTATTGTAATTTCTAATATGGATGGATCTGTTTTTGCATACGGAAACGAAGTATCTGCTGGAGTAAAAATTACTTCAAGTGCCTTTGCCGAAACCATTAGTTGGTTTCCTTATGTATTAGCCATTGCCGTGGTTCTATTTGCATTTTCATCAATGATTTCTTGGTCTTACTATGGATTCCAAGCTTGGTCTTACCTTTTTGGAAGAAGTAAAATGGTGGGGAATGTGTATAAAGTCATCTTTTGTTTATTCGTAATTGTTGGAGCTGCATCGAGTTTAAAATCCGTATTAGACTTCTCTGATGCCATGATTTTTGCCATGCTCGTTCCTAATATGATCGGGTTATTTTTCTTAGCACCTGTTGTTAAAAAAGAATTATCAAAATATATGAGTGCCATAAAAACACTTAAATCATGA
- a CDS encoding SDR family oxidoreductase: MKKKILVTGANGMLGQKIVDLLHNNPQYTTLFCARGSSRLNPDYDINYQILDSGDKEKVTDLITHFEPDAIINCAAFTHVDACEDQPEACDLLNIKAVEFLIDAIGEKNIHLVHISTDFVFDGTVKTAYKETDAINPLSRYGWSKAESEKLLKNSKIPYTILRTSFVYGILHDNTRMNFVTWAKSSLENKQKITVITDQFRPPTLAEDLAKACVSSIERKAFGIFHTTGPETFSIIQLIEMVADHWKLDKSFILPTETKDLNQKAQRPQYTFFDISKAREQLNYQPTSFLESLKIIEKQLLDTQK, from the coding sequence ATGAAGAAAAAAATACTCGTAACTGGAGCAAATGGTATGCTCGGGCAAAAAATTGTAGATTTATTACACAATAACCCCCAATATACCACTCTATTTTGTGCCCGAGGAAGCTCAAGACTGAATCCCGATTATGACATAAATTACCAGATACTTGATAGTGGAGACAAAGAAAAAGTAACAGACTTAATTACTCATTTCGAACCCGATGCCATTATCAACTGTGCCGCCTTCACACATGTAGACGCCTGTGAAGATCAGCCCGAAGCCTGTGATTTACTCAATATAAAAGCCGTTGAATTTTTAATTGATGCTATAGGAGAAAAAAATATTCATTTAGTGCATATTTCAACAGATTTTGTATTTGATGGAACTGTAAAAACAGCTTATAAAGAGACCGATGCAATCAATCCTTTGAGTAGATATGGATGGAGTAAAGCGGAGTCTGAAAAATTACTCAAAAACTCCAAAATCCCCTACACCATTCTTAGAACCAGCTTTGTCTATGGAATTCTTCATGATAATACTCGAATGAATTTTGTAACTTGGGCAAAATCTAGTTTAGAAAACAAACAAAAAATTACGGTAATCACAGACCAATTTAGACCGCCAACTTTGGCAGAAGACTTGGCAAAAGCTTGTGTTTCATCAATAGAAAGAAAAGCTTTTGGGATTTTTCATACAACAGGACCCGAAACATTTTCCATCATTCAACTTATAGAAATGGTGGCAGACCATTGGAAACTGGACAAATCTTTTATTCTTCCTACAGAAACCAAAGATTTAAACCAAAAAGCCCAAAGACCGCAATATACTTTTTTTGATATTTCAAAAGCTAGAGAACAATTGAATTATCAGCCTACAAGCTTTTTAGAAAGCCTTAAAATAATTGAGAAACAACTTTTAGATACCCAAAAATAA